Proteins from a genomic interval of Nitrososphaerales archaeon:
- a CDS encoding AbrB/MazE/SpoVT family DNA-binding domain-containing protein: MGRRYTIVIPKSIRVRLGLKEGQKVLVREHGGKIVIEPLPLDPYKTLAAVLGDFTYVEEKHEKIAEAWLKKIARSGH; the protein is encoded by the coding sequence GTGGGCAGAAGGTACACCATAGTCATCCCAAAATCTATACGAGTCAGGCTCGGTCTCAAGGAGGGACAGAAGGTCCTTGTGAGAGAACATGGCGGGAAAATCGTGATCGAGCCCTTACCTCTTGATCCATACAAAACCCTAGCTGCTGTGCTGGGCGATTTCACATATGTGGAAGAGAAGCACGAAAAGATAGCGGAGGCATGGTTGAAGAAAATT